The following are from one region of the Gammaproteobacteria bacterium genome:
- a CDS encoding DUF423 domain-containing protein yields MPKTFLILGTLNTVLCIALGAFGAHGLKRVLSADMLTVYHTAVQYHFYHAFGIVVVGLLLLHFPKSRLIPISGWLMMTGIVLFSFSLYALSVTEVRGLGMITPFGGVSFLTAWLLLAYAIWKEK; encoded by the coding sequence ATGCCAAAAACTTTTCTCATCTTAGGTACACTGAATACGGTTTTATGTATCGCATTGGGCGCTTTCGGCGCGCACGGCCTGAAACGGGTATTATCGGCCGATATGCTGACGGTCTATCACACCGCTGTGCAATACCATTTTTATCACGCCTTTGGAATCGTCGTCGTCGGCTTACTGTTGCTGCATTTCCCGAAATCCCGCCTCATACCGATCTCCGGCTGGCTGATGATGACGGGCATTGTATTGTTCAGTTTCAGCCTGTATGCACTTAGCGTAACCGAGGTGCGCGGACTCGGCATGATCACGCCGTTCGGTGGTGTTTCGTTCCTCACCGCCTGGTTATTGCTTGCCTATGCCATCTGGAAAGAAAAATGA